CATATAGCCTTAAAGAGTAAATTCTTGGGCTGCAATGACTTGCAGGTTCATCTTATTGAAGGCATAATAGATCAGGTTGAGGGTACAGTACATGTCTCGTGGGTGCAGCCAAGAGTTTTGGGAATTCCACAGATCAAATCATTGCGTGATCATCTTGATGCCTGGGTGGGCAAAGTGCGGACAGCCTTATCGACGGTTGAAGCAGAAACCCCCGATCTGATTGCTACATGATGTGCGTTTGTCACCTGCTCATTTTCCATTCCTCTGTTAACAGTTCCCCGCTCAGGAGAATTCGGAAAACCAAACATTGGGAATGCTCTTTAATTGAGGTTCTTCGACCCCTTTAGAAGATTTTGCATTGAGGCTTGGTGGGCGAATGCTGAGcatgtattttttttcttgattttttgttTTCAGAAATGAATTTTAAGCATGCATTGCAATCATAAACATCATAGTTTCTCCTAACTATTTGAGTGGTTTCAAATTCAAAAGTTATCCAGAAAACGACGATTCGTGAATTCTCATGCTGTCATATTTTACTGAATGTTTTTGTATTTctggatggaaagatggagagtaAAATGTCacttgatattatttaaaaaggTTTATGGATGATTCAAGCGTATTTAGGTCAAACATGCCACGTTGTTGGTGTTAATCATATGCATGGTATGATGCACAGCGTTGTTCAATATAAGCACACAAAATTATTGTACTACAAAGAGGGTGCgagaaaaaggaaaattttgATCGGACTTTCATGATCATCGTCTTACTGTCTTAATAGCTCAACACCCTTTACGGTGTTTAGTTGCGCATCTTATCTTGCGATTCATTTTACATTGTtagtattgcttatcaaaaaTAGTCTAAGAGTTCATTTTACATTGTTAGTATTGCGTATAAAAATGAGTTAGGTGGTGTGAAAAATAATCTACTTCAAACTCTCTAACTCTTCATTATGTGGTGTGATAAGATGGGTTTGAGAGTAGGAtagtaggtcgagggcgttgcatcTTCGATGTCTCTAATCATTGGctgtaggtcgagggcgttgcatcTTCTATGTCTATTATCATTGGTTTACTAGGAAGGAAtggattatatataaattatctagtttttaaaattttgttcataaaaaaaataaggtgaataaaaaagtatttttttttctcgAGTTTTAACGAATTTTCTTCTTCTTAGAAAAAGAAATGGAGAACCCCTCCGGAGTTACTGTGTTCTCAGTTCCTGTGCAATGGAAGCTTAGTACTACTGCAGTGGCTGTCGGACTTGCTCTCCGAAGTCACGGAGGTTTGGGCTTGAACCCTAAAGCCACCATTCTTAAACCCCTTAGTGTTCTATGTTCATTCCTTTGAATCCTCTCTTAAATGCTTGTTTTCGATCTCCGTCGTCGAAAATTTTGGCTCAAAATTCTCTCTTTTCCCCCGCTCCCTCCCTCCCTTCTCGATTGCAGAGAAGGGCTGGCTCAATTTCTTGCCCGAGACCCTAAATGATACTGAGGGCGAGAGGGTTGTGCCGCCTGACCCCCCACCGAGCGTTCGAGTCCCCAAGAGCCTTCAGCATACAGTCGCCTAACAGCTCCAGGCTCCAGCTTTGCCCTGAGATCGTGGAGTCTACCGTCTCCACATGCCCGTCGGATACGATCGCATTGAGCTTCTTCCTCTGGTGCGCCCGCCAGCCGAATTACTTCCACGATTCATGTTCTTTTGACCGAATGATCCCTGTGGTCTTACGGCTCACCGACCGATTTGGGTCTGTTAGGGAGATTGTCAGGGAACAGCAGGCTGTTGGGTGCTCCGTAAAGGCGCAAACTTTCATGGTTTTGATCAGAGTTTATTGGCGAGGGAACTTCTATGGACGTGCATTAGAGGCGTTTGATGAAATGATTAAGCAAAATTACGTTCCCAACACCTACGCCAGGAACATGGTCCTTGATATCTTATTCAAGGTGCATTATTTTGACATGGCATTGAAGTTCTTCAGGGACACCAGGTTTCCAAACTTCATTAGTTACAATATAGTGCTATCCAATCTTTGCAAGTCAAGTGATTGGCTGGGAGCCAGAGATGTTATAAGAGAGATGGTAAAGAAGAGATTCCACCTTAACACTGGCAGTTTTTCTGTGGTCTTGGACTGtttttgcaaggctgggaggctcATGGAATTGCTACAGTTACTAGCGCTCATGATTGTATCCGGTAAACAGCTAACGGTAGCAATCTGGACGATTTTGATTGAGAGTCTCTGTCAGGCTGGTCAAGTGGATAGAGCAAGTACATTGTTGGGAAAGATGGTAGAGCATGGGTGTTCACCTACTGTGATGACGTACACTTCTCTAATTAGAGGTCTCTTTCAAGCTCAGAAGTTTAATGAGGTCTCCATGCTCTTAGAAACCATGATATCTAATAAGTGCAGTCCTGATCTGGTTTTTTATAATGTCCTGATTGATTGCTTTTCAAAAGCGAGAAGGTTTGATGATGCAATTGATGTTTTCCTTTGTCTAGGGGACAGTAGATTACATCCTGACGCTTATACTATGTCTTCTTTAATATGCACACTATGTTCATCCGGGAAATTGAGATTGCTTCCTAAATTAATAGCAGGATCGGATGTTACTGCTGATCTGGTTGCCTGTAACTCATTAATAAATACTCTCTGCAAGGCCGGTTTTCCATTTCAAGCAGTAGAGGCTTTCGTCAATATGGTCAATAGGGGTTTTTCTCCAGACGATTATAGTTATGCTGGGTTGTTAAATGGATTATGCATGTCTGGAAGTATTGAGAATGCAGTCAATGTTTATAATGCCATTGTTGTGAATAATCCCAATGTTGATGCATATGTGCATACAGTCATCCTCAATGggcttgtaaaaagaagaaaatatcatatGGCAATTAGACTCTTCAGGAAAGCTGTCCTTCAAAATTACTGCCTTGATGTTGTGTCCTATACAATTGCTATTAATGGGCTTTTTAGAGGTCATAGGTTTGACGAGGCTTGGCATTTGTTTGAACGGATGAAGCATTTTGATATTGTTCCCAATCTTTACACATACAATGTGATGCTTTCTGGCTCTTGTTTGGCTAGAAACATGGGTGCGGTTAAGCAATTGCTAAAAGAAATGGAGATTGCCGGAGTTGACATGGACCATACCTCATTCAATGTCATAATTTGTCTTCTGATTAAGTTGCATCGTTATAATTCAGCACTCCTTTTATGTAGGAGAATGTGTGATCTGGGAATGGTACCTAATAGGATCACTTGCTCGTTACTTTTGGATGGTCTTGTTAATATCTCTGTTGAAGAATTATATGATCTTTACCCAAAACTGGCATATGACTTTAAGAATCCTTATTTTATGGACAATTCCCCATCTGATTTGCAGAGTGATCTTCTTGTATGCTCTGCAAATTAGATCATTTTTGGATGTTCAGCGGGAAAACATGAACACAGGCATTACCATAAGTGCGTGGGTGAAGCAACTTGGACTTCTGAATAGAGTCATGAGAAAATGGATAAAGTTGCTACTGCTATGACTTATGAGCTTGGTACTCCATTAGCTTCTGAAGTGCCCTCTGATGCTTCATTGCTCAAGAAACTTGTTGGCATCACTCTGGGTACTATAGATGTCGTCTGTAATTGTCCTACGTAAGGACAGAAAGCATGTGCAGAAAGGAAGCGTTTGATGATTACTTAATTTTTTTGGAGGAATGGCACAGATCTCATGTACAGTGGCAGAGAATTAGATGTAAAGCAAGCATGAAATATAGAACAGATCATGGGGATTTAATATGAGCACAATGTATTCTTCACTGGTGCATGGCGTTGGCATCACTTCTACTTAAAACTCATTATAATTGCTAGATCAGTGGTGGGTGCTTGACAACTTCACTGAACAGTGTCCTTTCGGACAGGTATAGTTATTTTCTTCTTAGTTGTTAGGACTTAGTGTAGCTAATGACTATTGCAAAATTGGAAATGGACTTTAAAGATCCTTGGGCTGTTTTGGATGGTAACATGTGTTTCAACTTTTAATTGCTCGTCAGTGTTATTTTTTCTGGTTGAAATATGGGAGTTAGCCAGTGGTggaattaaaaagaaaatgcttgctGTGTAGTTTATATAGAGAAAAAAAGACATGTTATGAATTGtggtagttctaagtttagaacatgttatgaattcttggtagcaTCCAAGAGGAGAAAAGACGTGTGATAATAATTCTTGGTATTTCTAAAGTTTCCATGACCGTCCCCATCATGCagttttcttctccttcttgtgTTTGTTGCCTTTGTCTATGGCGTTTTGAAAGTTTCCATGACTCTCTCATTATGTGGAATTAATTTCTCGCTCCTTTCTGTGTTCCTTTCAAGATGATCATCTTCTGTATTTTTTCTGACAGGGTGCTGACAACTGAGTCTTGAAAAGAGAAATGGAGTCCAGTTATGATCCTGGGTCTTCTCTGCAACTGAATTACAGAAATGTTGATCACTTCTTTCACCATTTATGGTTAGACTTTAATACCATATGAATCAACTTTTTTCATGATCAGAGGGTGAGTCCCCACCAAAGAAATTGCTCCATCAGAACAGCAGCAGCATTTGAGCTCTTTATTTGCTCATCTGGAAGGTGTTGCTGCAGAATCCTTTAGGAAAAAGAAAACTACTGGCACCAGAGTTGTTCATTGCTGTGAAGCCTACGGATCGGCTTGCTGTATGATTGTGATAGCATGTAACAAAATAGCACATTATgaaatacatgtacatatacatggtTATCATTATTACAAAAGCTATAGGCTACATGAAAATGGAGACCTGTAAAAGGCATTTTTGGAGGAAGCATCGCAGCCACTAGTCCATGCAATCACGGTTGTTTCTTCGTGACCAAAGCTTTCTTGCTTCTTTTACCGAAAGATTACTACCCGAGTCCTGAAGATAAATTGTTTTTTACCGAAAGATTACTACCCGAGTCCTGAAGATAAATTGTTCCAACAGATCAGAAAGGATCGATTTCATGGATAACTTATTGATCTCTCGTGCGTATGTCCCCTCCAACACTCTTAAACTCTAAATATTAGAATTGcctttattattttcaaattctcTACTATGCATCTATGCAAAATTTTAGATCGcaaagataattaattaattttgcgACTTTGAAAGAGAAGTTTTAAGAGGGGCATACAAAGCCGAAAGAGAAAACAAACCGAGTCCCAAACATCGATCATCTTTAGCACCTAAATATGATACTGGAGAACCAAACGTGTATCATATAACCTCAAACTTTAATCGCTTATCCCGAATAAAAACTCCATATCAAAGAGATCAATTTTGATAATGCTTACAGGTTCAAGCTTCCATATGGATGAAAGGAAATGATTGTTGTGTTGACTCTTGTTCAAGACGATGATGCGAAAAAACATCAGAATAACAGATTCCGTAAGTAACAAAAGTCTGAGCTTAATAAGAAGAAATTGGATTGCAGCACCTCAATACAAGCAGCAAAAATTGCCCAGTATGATGCATGGGCAAATACAGAGTACATTTGTACAAAAGGAGCTTGACCACGATGGATTTAGTAATATGTGTCAGGTATTTGAATTGTTGTAATAGTTCATGCCTTTGAAGTTCCGAATCTCCTGACGTCTGAAACAAGAGGCATGTCTCTGCTGTAATTGTTTTCTTACAGAATAGGTTAGTGCCGAGGATAGGGTTGTTGGGAAGAAAGGGAAGCAGGGCACCAGCTAGACTTATAATGTCTTTTGTTGCTGGAGCTACCAAAAGGAGACGGCACCTCCTCTGCAGGTAACCTGACTACAATATGCATCCAAGTATGATCCGGCAGTTTGATGTAAATTGCAATCTAATAGGGAAAAGAAAAATGACCCCTTGCTCCTCGTCAATGCATCACAGCTTATTTGCCTATAGATGCAGTCCCCTTGAGTTGTTTGTGAAAGCAAGTTCATCATGAGTTAACTTGAGAACAACAAAGCCCTTACCTTTACTGCAATAGGAAAATTTGTGCTCCCATCCAAAAAGCTGTAGATGTCTGAAGCATCTCAGTATTTATGCTATCCAATAGCTTAAAAAGAAGAGATCCATCAGCAGaatttatgcaaaaataaaggagACAAACAAACGGCAAATTAACCAAAAGTGAGAAGTATAAATTAGTCCCAAACTATCGTAGACAATGAAATCAAAATGAGTTTCTAGACAAATAGGCATGTCATAATAAATACTATAAACTTAATGGAAGTTAAAAAATCAGATGCTAATTATACATGGAAGGAATAACCCTGAGGTCAATCAGAAATTTGTGACTACTTCCAGAaactcacatcatgattccttTCAGTCATACTAGGTGTAAGTTTTTGTCAAAAGAAGCTAGCCAGCAATCG
This Musa acuminata AAA Group cultivar baxijiao chromosome BXJ1-2, Cavendish_Baxijiao_AAA, whole genome shotgun sequence DNA region includes the following protein-coding sequences:
- the LOC108952105 gene encoding putative pentatricopeptide repeat-containing protein At1g16830, encoding MILRARGLCRLTPHRAFESPRAFSIQSPNSSRLQLCPEIVESTVSTCPSDTIALSFFLWCARQPNYFHDSCSFDRMIPVVLRLTDRFGSVREIVREQQAVGCSVKAQTFMVLIRVYWRGNFYGRALEAFDEMIKQNYVPNTYARNMVLDILFKVHYFDMALKFFRDTRFPNFISYNIVLSNLCKSSDWLGARDVIREMVKKRFHLNTGSFSVVLDCFCKAGRLMELLQLLALMIVSGKQLTVAIWTILIESLCQAGQVDRASTLLGKMVEHGCSPTVMTYTSLIRGLFQAQKFNEVSMLLETMISNKCSPDLVFYNVLIDCFSKARRFDDAIDVFLCLGDSRLHPDAYTMSSLICTLCSSGKLRLLPKLIAGSDVTADLVACNSLINTLCKAGFPFQAVEAFVNMVNRGFSPDDYSYAGLLNGLCMSGSIENAVNVYNAIVVNNPNVDAYVHTVILNGLVKRRKYHMAIRLFRKAVLQNYCLDVVSYTIAINGLFRGHRFDEAWHLFERMKHFDIVPNLYTYNVMLSGSCLARNMGAVKQLLKEMEIAGVDMDHTSFNVIICLLIKLHRYNSALLLCRRMCDLGMVPNRITCSLLLDGLVNISVEELYDLYPKLAYDFKNPYFMDNSPSDLQSDLLVCSAN